TATTGGTTACACGCACCCAGCAATTGAGCGGAAGCGTATTGCAGGCGGCTGTTAATTTTTTCTGGCTGAAAATCTCGCCATTGGCGGTTTTGCGGCCTTCGAACTTATTGTGATAGAAACTGGCAACTCCATATTGTACTTTGGGGACCTTTCTCTTTTTGGTCATGTGAACACTGTCTTCAACTGCTGACTGGGCTTTTACTACAGCAGGGGTCATGATCGATAAGACAGCATAAAGGGCCCATTTTTTCATAGATAGGGGATTTTATTGGATGGCCTTGTCGGCGAAGTACCTTTCCTTCAGGATCTTGTCTTCTCCATAAATATCTTCATAAATTCTCAATTTTCCATCTTTTCCCTCGCAGGAAAAGTAACGGATATAGATAGGTACTCTTTTGAATCCTGAAACCACATGCTTTTCTTCGCGCCTGATCCAGTTCCTCAATGTATCGGGATGGAAGCGGGCCGTATCGTTCCTTACCAGGAAATCCGCCAGCTTCATGAATTCCTTCACTCTCACACATCCATGGCTCATGGCGCGGTTGCCGCGGCTGAACAACCAGCGTGCATTGGTATCGTGCAGGTATACATCATGTTTATTCGGAAAATTGAACTTCAGTACACCCAGCGAATTATCATCACCCTGACGCTGCTTCAGGAGATAGGGGAAATTCCCCTTGCCAAGCACCGCCCAGTTGATCGTATAAGGATCGATGATACTATCGTTGCGGTCCACTACCATCAGGTTCTCTTTATTGAGATAGTTCACATCCTTTTTGATCTTCGGCAGCATCTCCTTGTAGATGATGCTGTATGGCACGGTCCATTGCGGATAAGTGATGAAATTACTCACGGCAGACGTCAGCAATGGCGTTCGTGTGCGCGCTTGCCCCACAATAACGCGGGATTCCATCGCAATAGTATCTGCATCGTGCACACGCAGATAATAACTGGGCAGATTCACCCAGATATATGTTTCCGGGAAACTGTCCGTTGCCATCTTATAACGGTCAAGCGTAATGGCTACGCGCTTGAACTTTTCCCAGTCGGTATAATTGAGCGCCGCAACGGTATTCTCATTGGGGCGACCGGTTGGTTTCAATCCTTTTTTGGTTTGATAATCTTTCAGCACAGCTCTCCAGGTTGCAGTGTCAACCGGTTCTGTTGCAGAAGGAAGGAGATCCTCTTCGAACAATCTTCTTTGTAATGATCTGTAAAAAGCTGCACTGTCTTTCAGCGGGTAGCTGTAACTGAGTATTGTATATCTTTTGAACGAACCGATGGAATCGAGATAAGCTTTCAGTCCCTGCTTGAGATCGGCATACCCCTGGTAAGTTGGCTCCAGCGCTTGCAGGGTGCCGCTCACATTGCGGGTCTGACGCACCTGGTCCAGTACACCGGGATAATAACCGGGGCCGAGAATGGAATCAGTGCGGATATAAAGACTGTCTTTATAGAAATGTCCCTGTTTCAGATGGCGGGCCACCTGCAGGAAAGCATCAGTCATCATCAGTTCCGCGCGGCTCCAGAGAGCAGCATTCTTGCGTGCAGAGGAATCGCGAACGATCTGATCGCGCATGCTGTTCAATGCGCGGTAATGATAGTCTGAAGGGAATAATCCGTATTCTTTTGAATTGGCGATGAAGCGGAAGAAGTTTTCACCGATGGCATTCCATTGCTCCTGTGTGCACCAGATGGGCTGATGATTGCTGCGCACATAGGCTTCGTTCACCAACCTGTCATCTGCAAGCACCACAGTGTCGTTGAGCCTGCCTTTATTGTCGAGCATGTAAGACAATGCAGATTTGATGTTATCGCTTACGCGGACCTCAAATTTTTCGGGCTGTTCCACAATGTCTTTGTCCTTTGGCTTCTCCCCTCCGCCACAGGCGGTGAGGATCAGCAAAAAAAAGAACGTGCAACCAGTTACTCCTGCATTCAAGTGCTTATTCATGTATTATCCTTATTGTTCCGGTATAAATTT
This portion of the Pseudobacter ginsenosidimutans genome encodes:
- a CDS encoding septal ring lytic transglycosylase RlpA family protein codes for the protein MKKWALYAVLSIMTPAVVKAQSAVEDSVHMTKKRKVPKVQYGVASFYHNKFEGRKTANGEIFSQKKLTAACNTLPLNCWVRVTNIRNNRSVILRITDRMHHLNKRLIDLSHIAAKTLGYTGHGLTRVKVEYLGKNKPTTP
- a CDS encoding L,D-transpeptidase family protein, with the protein product MNKHLNAGVTGCTFFFLLILTACGGGEKPKDKDIVEQPEKFEVRVSDNIKSALSYMLDNKGRLNDTVVLADDRLVNEAYVRSNHQPIWCTQEQWNAIGENFFRFIANSKEYGLFPSDYHYRALNSMRDQIVRDSSARKNAALWSRAELMMTDAFLQVARHLKQGHFYKDSLYIRTDSILGPGYYPGVLDQVRQTRNVSGTLQALEPTYQGYADLKQGLKAYLDSIGSFKRYTILSYSYPLKDSAAFYRSLQRRLFEEDLLPSATEPVDTATWRAVLKDYQTKKGLKPTGRPNENTVAALNYTDWEKFKRVAITLDRYKMATDSFPETYIWVNLPSYYLRVHDADTIAMESRVIVGQARTRTPLLTSAVSNFITYPQWTVPYSIIYKEMLPKIKKDVNYLNKENLMVVDRNDSIIDPYTINWAVLGKGNFPYLLKQRQGDDNSLGVLKFNFPNKHDVYLHDTNARWLFSRGNRAMSHGCVRVKEFMKLADFLVRNDTARFHPDTLRNWIRREEKHVVSGFKRVPIYIRYFSCEGKDGKLRIYEDIYGEDKILKERYFADKAIQ